A genomic window from Variovorax paradoxus includes:
- a CDS encoding transporter substrate-binding domain-containing protein, which translates to MNTRRTLVAAALSGLALFGFAGAAQAQGEPLRVATDATFPPMEFVENGKRTGFDVELVEAIGKTLGRKIEWIDIDFKGLVPGLISKRFDMAVSGIYITDERKKVVDFTVPYYAGGLVVMVKDGNTAIKTPADINGKKVSVQVGTKSVSYTKEKFPQVQLMEVEKNQEMFNLVDIGRADAAVTGKPAAYQYVRTRGGLKVLPEQITTEEYGMAIRKDTPELTKAVNGAIEKLKADGTYDQIVKKWFSANAK; encoded by the coding sequence ATGAACACCCGTCGCACCCTTGTCGCCGCCGCACTCTCCGGTCTCGCTCTCTTCGGTTTCGCTGGCGCCGCGCAAGCGCAGGGCGAGCCGCTGCGCGTGGCTACCGATGCCACCTTCCCGCCGATGGAATTCGTGGAGAACGGCAAGCGCACCGGCTTCGACGTGGAGCTGGTCGAGGCCATCGGCAAGACGCTGGGCCGCAAGATCGAGTGGATCGACATCGACTTCAAGGGCCTCGTGCCGGGCCTGATCTCCAAGCGCTTCGACATGGCCGTCTCGGGCATCTACATCACCGACGAGCGCAAGAAGGTCGTCGACTTCACCGTGCCGTACTACGCGGGCGGCCTCGTCGTGATGGTGAAGGACGGCAACACCGCCATCAAGACGCCGGCCGACATCAACGGCAAGAAGGTCAGCGTGCAGGTGGGCACCAAGTCGGTGTCGTACACCAAGGAGAAATTCCCGCAGGTGCAGCTGATGGAAGTCGAGAAGAACCAGGAGATGTTCAACCTCGTCGACATCGGCCGCGCCGACGCCGCCGTGACCGGCAAGCCCGCCGCCTACCAGTACGTGCGCACGCGCGGCGGCCTGAAGGTGCTGCCCGAGCAGATCACCACCGAGGAATACGGCATGGCCATCCGCAAGGACACGCCCGAGCTCACCAAGGCTGTGAACGGCGCCATCGAGAAGCTGAAAGCGGACGGCACCTACGACCAGATCGTGAAGAAGTGGTTCAGCGCCAACGCCAAGTAA
- a CDS encoding IclR family transcriptional regulator: MTPPIEAPAHNDRALFVLSVLAQSKAAMTAAELVQATGLSQSTLYRQIATLRRWGFVMESEGRYSPGPVSVQLATGFDGNSDLVMAARADMRVLAQQTHESVALVTAVNERVVCLEMIDSEQSLRCSFDRGRSVPARDGASAKCLLAHMPLDQRDALLDGLAESPERRAERAAELDAIREAGHAVTHGEVDAGVWGASAPVLASGRRLRGAITLMAPLTRVEGMEAALLHMTVVTAARISRALQ; encoded by the coding sequence ATGACGCCCCCGATTGAAGCTCCCGCCCACAACGACCGCGCGCTGTTCGTGCTGTCGGTGCTGGCGCAAAGCAAGGCGGCAATGACGGCGGCCGAGCTGGTGCAGGCCACCGGCCTGTCGCAGAGCACGCTGTACCGGCAGATCGCCACGCTGCGCCGCTGGGGCTTCGTGATGGAGTCCGAGGGCCGCTACTCGCCGGGGCCGGTGAGCGTGCAGCTGGCCACCGGCTTCGACGGCAACTCCGATCTCGTGATGGCGGCGCGCGCCGACATGCGCGTGCTGGCCCAGCAGACGCACGAGAGCGTGGCGCTGGTCACGGCCGTGAACGAGCGCGTCGTGTGCCTGGAGATGATCGACAGCGAGCAGTCGCTGCGCTGCTCCTTCGATCGCGGCCGCAGCGTGCCGGCGCGCGACGGCGCCAGCGCCAAGTGCCTGCTGGCCCACATGCCGCTCGACCAGCGCGATGCCCTGCTCGACGGGCTGGCCGAAAGCCCTGAACGCCGTGCCGAGCGTGCCGCCGAACTCGATGCCATCCGCGAAGCCGGCCATGCCGTGACCCACGGCGAGGTCGATGCCGGCGTGTGGGGCGCGAGCGCGCCGGTGCTCGCCTCGGGGCGGCGCCTGCGCGGCGCGATCACGCTCATGGCGCCGCTCACGCGCGTCGAGGGCATGGAAGCTGCATTGCTCCACATGACCGTCGTCACGGCGGCCCGCATCTCTCGCGCCCTGCAGTAG
- a CDS encoding phytanoyl-CoA dioxygenase family protein, with the protein MAGAVLPDARELQRRVQARVDDALVAQFQRDGAVCIRQLLTPGELALLQGGIEANLAAPSPRAKVASRPDDPGRFFEDFCNWQDIDAFRRFIFEAPLAQLAQRLMGSQTVRLYHDHLLVKEPGTRQRTPWHQDQPYYNIEGEQNVSMWIPVDPVSRAATLEFVAGSHKGPWLMPRTFMDNHAKWFPEGSLQDLPDIEGDRERFPIVGWNIEPGDFVCFHMLTLHAAAGVEGRNRRRVFSVRFLGDDIRHAPRSWKTSPDFPGLADTLPAGAPMDDARFPLLVG; encoded by the coding sequence ATGGCGGGCGCGGTCCTTCCCGACGCCCGGGAACTGCAGCGCCGCGTTCAGGCGCGCGTAGACGACGCGCTGGTCGCGCAGTTCCAGCGCGACGGTGCGGTCTGCATCCGACAGCTGCTCACGCCGGGCGAACTGGCGCTGCTGCAGGGCGGCATCGAAGCCAACCTCGCCGCGCCCAGCCCGCGCGCCAAGGTGGCGAGCCGGCCCGACGACCCGGGCCGCTTCTTCGAGGACTTCTGCAACTGGCAGGACATCGACGCCTTCCGCCGCTTCATCTTCGAGGCGCCACTCGCGCAACTGGCGCAGCGCCTCATGGGTTCGCAGACCGTGCGGCTGTACCACGACCACCTGCTCGTGAAGGAGCCCGGCACGCGTCAGCGCACGCCGTGGCACCAGGACCAGCCCTACTACAACATCGAGGGCGAGCAGAACGTCAGCATGTGGATTCCGGTCGATCCGGTGTCGCGCGCTGCCACGCTCGAGTTCGTGGCCGGCTCCCACAAGGGGCCGTGGCTGATGCCGCGCACCTTCATGGACAACCACGCCAAGTGGTTCCCCGAAGGCAGCCTGCAAGACCTGCCCGACATCGAGGGCGATCGCGAGCGCTTTCCCATCGTCGGCTGGAACATCGAGCCCGGCGATTTCGTCTGCTTCCACATGCTCACGCTGCACGCGGCCGCCGGGGTCGAGGGGCGGAACCGGCGCCGCGTGTTCTCGGTGCGCTTCCTGGGCGACGACATCCGCCATGCGCCGCGCAGCTGGAAGACCTCGCCCGACTTCCCCGGGCTGGCCGACACGCTGCCGGCGGGCGCGCCCATGGACGACGCGCGCTTTCCGCTGCTGGTGGGCTGA
- the hutU gene encoding urocanate hydratase, which produces MNAPEKFALNNPDAADPRHDPTRVIRAPRGSELNCKSWLTEAPFRMLQNNLDAEVAERPQDLVVYGGIGRAARNWACYDQILASLKELNDDETLLIQSGKPVGVFKTHENAPRVLLANSNLVPKWANWEHFNELDRQGLFMYGQMTAGSWIYIGSQGIVQGTFETFVEAGRQHYNNSLAGKWILTAGLGGMGGAQPLAATLAGAVSLNIECQQSSIDFRLRTRYVDKQARDIDHAFELIKQHCDAKEAVSIALLGNAADILPELVKRAKAGGLKPDLVTDQTSAHDLINGYLPSGWSVPQWQAAMKDASQHDALKKAAARSCAVHVQAMLDFQAMGIPTVDYGNNIRQVAFDEGVKNAFDFPGFVPAYIRPLFCEGKGPFRWVALSGDPEDIYKTDAKIKELFPENKHTHRWLDMARERIAFQGLPARICWLGLGERHIAGLAFNEMVKNGELKAPIVIGRDHLDTGSVASPNRETEAMKDGTDAVSDWPLLNALLNTAGGATWVSLHHGGGVGMGYSQHSGVVIVCDGTDAAAKRIERVLFNDPATGVMRHADAGYDIAVATAKKQGLKLPMVK; this is translated from the coding sequence ATGAACGCTCCCGAGAAATTCGCCCTGAACAACCCCGATGCCGCCGACCCGCGCCATGACCCGACCCGCGTGATCCGCGCCCCGCGCGGCAGCGAGCTCAACTGCAAGAGCTGGCTCACCGAAGCCCCGTTCCGCATGCTGCAGAACAACCTCGACGCCGAGGTGGCCGAGCGCCCGCAGGATCTCGTGGTGTACGGCGGCATCGGCCGCGCCGCGCGCAACTGGGCCTGCTACGACCAGATCCTCGCGTCGCTGAAAGAGCTGAACGACGACGAGACGCTGCTCATCCAGTCGGGCAAGCCCGTCGGCGTGTTCAAGACGCACGAGAACGCACCGCGCGTGCTGCTGGCCAACTCGAACCTCGTGCCCAAGTGGGCCAACTGGGAGCACTTCAACGAGCTCGACCGCCAAGGCCTTTTCATGTACGGCCAGATGACGGCCGGCAGCTGGATCTACATCGGCAGCCAGGGCATCGTGCAGGGCACCTTCGAAACCTTCGTTGAAGCCGGTCGCCAGCACTACAACAACAGCCTCGCGGGCAAGTGGATCCTTACGGCCGGCCTCGGCGGCATGGGCGGCGCGCAGCCTCTCGCGGCCACGCTGGCGGGCGCGGTGTCGCTCAACATCGAGTGCCAGCAGTCGAGCATCGACTTCCGCCTGCGCACGCGCTACGTCGACAAGCAGGCGCGCGACATCGACCACGCCTTCGAGCTCATCAAGCAGCATTGCGACGCGAAGGAAGCCGTGTCGATCGCGCTGCTCGGCAATGCGGCTGACATCCTGCCCGAGCTGGTCAAGCGTGCGAAGGCCGGCGGCCTGAAGCCCGACCTCGTGACCGACCAGACCTCCGCGCACGACCTCATCAACGGCTACCTGCCTTCGGGCTGGAGCGTGCCTCAATGGCAGGCTGCGATGAAGGACGCCTCGCAGCACGATGCGCTGAAGAAGGCCGCCGCCAGGTCGTGCGCCGTGCACGTGCAGGCCATGCTCGACTTCCAGGCCATGGGCATCCCAACGGTCGACTACGGCAACAACATCCGCCAGGTGGCCTTCGACGAAGGCGTGAAGAACGCCTTCGACTTCCCGGGCTTCGTGCCGGCCTACATCCGCCCGCTGTTCTGCGAGGGCAAGGGCCCGTTCCGCTGGGTGGCGCTCTCGGGTGACCCGGAAGACATCTACAAGACCGACGCCAAGATCAAGGAGCTGTTCCCCGAGAACAAGCACACGCATCGCTGGCTCGACATGGCGCGCGAGCGCATCGCCTTCCAGGGCCTGCCGGCGCGCATCTGCTGGCTGGGCCTGGGCGAGCGCCACATCGCGGGCCTGGCCTTCAACGAGATGGTGAAGAACGGCGAGCTGAAGGCGCCCATCGTCATCGGCCGCGACCACCTCGACACCGGCTCGGTCGCCAGCCCCAACCGCGAGACCGAAGCCATGAAGGACGGCACCGATGCCGTGTCCGATTGGCCGCTGCTCAACGCGCTGCTCAACACCGCCGGTGGCGCCACCTGGGTCAGCCTGCATCACGGCGGCGGCGTGGGCATGGGTTACTCGCAGCATTCGGGCGTGGTGATCGTGTGCGACGGCACCGATGCCGCGGCCAAGCGCATCGAGCGCGTGCTCTTCAACGACCCGGCCACCGGCGTGATGCGCCATGCCGACGCGGGCTACGACATTGCCGTCGCCACCGCGAAGAAGCAGGGCCTGAAGCTGCCGATGGTGAAGTGA
- the hutH gene encoding histidine ammonia-lyase, protein MPSNHTATPDATLTLMPGKVDLAMLRRIQAGGVQLALDASVRDGMLRAEAAVRHIVENDQVVYGINTGFGKLASTRIGNDHLAELQRNLVLSHSVGTGEPLAAPVVRMILATKAVSLARGHSGVRPALVDALLALFNAGVTPSIPCKGSVGASGDLAPLAHMACVLIGEGQATLADGKVVGGAEAMRSIGLEPFVLGPKEGLALLNGTQVSTALALFGLFGAEDVFASSLMSGALSLEAIQGSIKPFDARIHAARGQLGQIAVAGAVRTLLEGSEIVPSHADCGRVQDPYSVRCIPQVMGACLDNLAHAARVLVIEANAASDNPLVFCDTGEVISGGNFHAEPVAFAADIIALAISEVGAIAERRIALLLDTGLSGLPPFLVRDGGLNSGFMIAQVTAAALASENKSLAHPASVDSLPTSANQEDHVSMATFAGRRLADMVNNTAVVVGIEAMAAAQGIELKRNLKSSPLVEAEFAAIRQKVAFLERDRYLAPDIEAMRQWALKAELPAALLDILPSHS, encoded by the coding sequence ATGCCAAGCAATCACACCGCCACTCCAGATGCCACTTTGACCCTCATGCCCGGCAAGGTCGATCTAGCGATGCTGCGACGCATCCAGGCCGGCGGCGTGCAACTTGCGCTCGATGCGTCGGTGCGCGACGGCATGCTGCGCGCCGAGGCTGCCGTGCGCCACATCGTCGAGAACGACCAGGTCGTCTACGGCATCAACACCGGCTTCGGCAAGCTCGCCAGCACGCGCATCGGCAACGACCACCTGGCGGAGCTGCAGCGCAACCTGGTGCTGTCGCACAGCGTCGGCACGGGCGAGCCGCTGGCTGCGCCTGTCGTGCGCATGATCCTCGCGACCAAGGCGGTGAGCCTGGCGCGCGGCCATTCGGGCGTGCGGCCCGCGCTGGTCGATGCGCTGCTGGCCTTGTTCAACGCGGGCGTCACGCCGAGCATCCCGTGCAAGGGCTCGGTCGGCGCTTCAGGTGACCTCGCACCGCTCGCGCACATGGCCTGCGTGCTGATCGGCGAAGGCCAGGCGACTTTGGCCGATGGCAAGGTGGTCGGCGGTGCGGAAGCCATGCGCAGCATCGGCCTCGAACCCTTCGTGCTCGGCCCCAAGGAAGGCCTCGCGCTGCTCAACGGCACGCAGGTGTCGACCGCGCTCGCGCTCTTCGGCCTGTTCGGCGCGGAAGACGTGTTCGCCTCTTCGCTGATGTCGGGTGCGCTCTCGCTCGAAGCCATCCAGGGCTCGATCAAGCCTTTCGACGCACGCATCCACGCCGCGCGGGGCCAGCTCGGCCAGATTGCCGTGGCGGGCGCGGTGCGCACGCTGCTCGAAGGCAGCGAGATCGTTCCCTCGCACGCCGACTGCGGCCGCGTGCAAGACCCGTACTCGGTGCGCTGCATCCCGCAGGTGATGGGCGCCTGCCTCGACAACCTCGCGCACGCCGCGCGCGTGCTGGTCATCGAGGCCAATGCCGCATCGGACAACCCGCTCGTGTTCTGCGACACCGGCGAGGTGATCTCGGGCGGCAACTTCCACGCCGAGCCCGTCGCATTCGCGGCCGACATCATTGCGCTGGCCATCAGCGAAGTCGGCGCGATTGCCGAGCGCCGCATCGCGCTGCTGCTCGATACGGGCCTGTCGGGCCTGCCGCCGTTCCTGGTGCGCGATGGCGGCCTCAATTCCGGTTTCATGATCGCGCAGGTCACGGCGGCCGCATTGGCTTCGGAGAACAAGTCGCTCGCGCACCCCGCCAGCGTCGACAGCCTGCCCACTTCGGCCAACCAGGAAGACCACGTGTCGATGGCCACCTTCGCGGGCCGTCGTCTGGCCGACATGGTCAACAACACCGCGGTGGTGGTCGGCATCGAAGCCATGGCCGCGGCCCAAGGTATCGAGCTCAAGCGAAATCTCAAGAGCTCGCCGCTGGTCGAAGCCGAATTCGCCGCCATCCGCCAGAAGGTCGCCTTCCTCGAACGCGACCGCTACCTCGCCCCCGACATCGAAGCCATGCGCCAGTGGGCGCTGAAGGCCGAGCTGCCGGCCGCGCTGCTCGACATCCTGCCCAGTCACTCGTAA
- the hutC gene encoding histidine utilization repressor, with amino-acid sequence MKRDLPTLALYAQVKDHISRKIQDGTWPPGHRLPSEHELVAQFGMARMTVNRALRELVEQGRIVRVAGVGSFVAENKPQSTLLQIANIASEIRQRGHDYRCEMIEVERIAASPDVAAWLDLRAGDSVFHSACLHLENETPVQLEERYVNPQVVPDYLEQDFTAMPPSEYLVRNVPFDQIEHVVDAVLPNPEQAQRLAMAPTDPCLLLTRRTWIRNTPVTWVRCLHPASRYSLGSRFRADGNPSFG; translated from the coding sequence ATGAAACGCGACCTGCCAACCCTCGCGCTCTACGCGCAAGTCAAGGATCACATCTCCCGCAAGATCCAGGACGGCACGTGGCCGCCCGGCCACCGCCTGCCTTCGGAGCACGAGTTGGTGGCGCAGTTCGGCATGGCGCGCATGACTGTGAATCGTGCGCTGCGCGAACTGGTGGAACAGGGCCGCATCGTGCGCGTGGCGGGCGTCGGCAGCTTCGTGGCCGAGAACAAGCCGCAGTCCACGCTGCTGCAGATCGCCAACATCGCCAGCGAAATCCGCCAGCGCGGGCACGACTACCGCTGCGAAATGATCGAGGTCGAACGCATTGCCGCCTCGCCCGACGTGGCTGCGTGGCTCGACCTGCGCGCTGGCGACTCGGTGTTCCACAGCGCCTGCCTGCACCTGGAGAACGAAACGCCGGTGCAGCTCGAAGAGCGCTACGTCAACCCGCAGGTCGTGCCCGACTACCTCGAACAAGACTTCACCGCCATGCCGCCCAGCGAATACCTGGTGCGCAACGTGCCCTTCGACCAGATCGAACACGTCGTCGATGCCGTGCTGCCCAACCCGGAGCAGGCGCAAAGGCTCGCGATGGCACCCACCGACCCCTGCCTGCTGCTGACGCGCCGCACGTGGATACGCAACACGCCCGTGACCTGGGTGCGCTGCCTTCATCCCGCTTCGCGCTACAGCCTGGGCAGTCGCTTCCGAGCCGACGGCAACCCGAGCTTCGGCTAG
- a CDS encoding ABC transporter ATP-binding protein — protein sequence MGRTVTKNQLSIQGVSRVFTGTKGQHTQALQPIDFEVKENDFVTILGPSGCGKSTLLRIVAGLDFPTTGQVLLDGERIDGPGADRGVVFQSYTLFPWLTVAQNIRFGLRERGMSEADQKERSEFFIAKVGLRGFENHFPKQLSGGMQQRTAIARALANDPKMLLLDEPFGALDNQTRVLMQELLLGIWESAQKTVLFVTHDIDEAIFMANRVAVFSARPGRIKTEIAVDFPHPRSYTIKTSPEFMDIKARLTEEIRAESMAAAEH from the coding sequence ATGGGCCGCACTGTGACGAAGAACCAACTTTCCATCCAGGGCGTCTCGCGCGTCTTCACCGGCACCAAGGGCCAGCACACGCAGGCGCTGCAGCCGATCGACTTCGAGGTGAAGGAAAACGACTTCGTCACCATCCTCGGCCCCTCGGGCTGCGGCAAGTCGACGCTGCTGCGCATCGTGGCGGGGCTCGACTTTCCGACGACCGGCCAGGTGCTGCTCGACGGCGAGCGCATCGATGGCCCGGGTGCCGACCGCGGCGTCGTGTTCCAGAGCTACACGCTGTTCCCGTGGCTCACGGTGGCGCAGAACATCCGCTTCGGCCTGCGCGAGCGCGGCATGAGCGAGGCCGACCAGAAGGAGCGCAGCGAGTTCTTCATCGCCAAGGTCGGCCTGCGCGGCTTTGAGAACCACTTTCCGAAGCAGCTCTCGGGCGGCATGCAGCAGCGCACGGCCATTGCGCGCGCGCTGGCCAACGACCCCAAGATGCTGCTGCTCGACGAGCCCTTCGGCGCGCTCGACAACCAGACCCGCGTGCTGATGCAGGAACTGCTGCTCGGCATCTGGGAGTCGGCGCAGAAGACGGTACTGTTCGTCACGCACGACATCGACGAGGCGATCTTCATGGCCAACCGCGTGGCGGTGTTCAGCGCGCGGCCGGGGCGCATCAAGACCGAGATCGCGGTCGACTTTCCGCATCCGCGCAGCTACACCATCAAGACCTCGCCGGAGTTCATGGACATCAAGGCGCGCCTGACGGAAGAAATTCGCGCCGAGTCGATGGCGGCAGCGGAGCATTGA
- a CDS encoding ABC transporter permease: MPSAAVAAAPAPRPAAAPVVAPARRRAFAPLEPIGTRARVLLGLAFFVVFVLVWAIATLGGFVPPTFLASPPTMVKEGWLLFTEYGFIGDIGMTVWRVFGGFLLAAVFAVPLGIAMGTWKTVEAFFEPFVSFCRYLPASAFIPLLILWAGLGEMQKLLVIFIGSFFQIVLMVAVTVGGARRDLVEAAYTLGANSRGIVARVLIPGAAPGIAETLRLVLGWAWTYVIVAELIGSSSGIGHMITDSQALLNTGQIIFGIIVIGVIGLLSDFAFKALNRRLFAWAAL, from the coding sequence ATGCCGTCCGCCGCGGTGGCCGCGGCGCCTGCCCCCAGGCCCGCAGCGGCGCCGGTCGTCGCGCCCGCGCGCCGCCGCGCGTTCGCACCGCTCGAACCCATCGGCACGCGTGCGCGCGTGCTGCTGGGGCTCGCGTTCTTCGTCGTCTTCGTGCTCGTGTGGGCCATTGCCACGCTCGGCGGCTTCGTGCCGCCGACCTTCCTCGCGAGCCCGCCGACCATGGTCAAGGAGGGCTGGCTTCTCTTCACCGAGTACGGCTTCATCGGCGACATCGGCATGACCGTGTGGCGCGTGTTCGGCGGCTTCCTGCTGGCGGCAGTGTTCGCCGTGCCACTGGGCATTGCCATGGGCACCTGGAAGACCGTCGAAGCCTTCTTCGAGCCCTTCGTGTCCTTTTGCCGCTACCTGCCGGCCTCGGCCTTCATTCCGCTGCTCATTCTCTGGGCGGGCCTGGGCGAGATGCAGAAGCTGCTGGTGATCTTCATCGGCTCGTTCTTCCAGATCGTGCTGATGGTGGCCGTTACGGTGGGTGGCGCGCGGCGCGACCTGGTCGAAGCGGCCTACACGCTGGGCGCCAACAGCCGCGGCATCGTGGCGCGCGTGCTCATTCCGGGCGCCGCGCCGGGCATCGCCGAAACGCTGCGCCTCGTACTGGGCTGGGCGTGGACGTATGTGATCGTGGCGGAGCTGATCGGCTCTTCGTCGGGCATCGGCCACATGATCACCGACAGCCAGGCGCTGCTGAATACCGGCCAGATCATCTTCGGGATCATCGTGATCGGCGTCATCGGCCTCTTATCTGACTTCGCCTTCAAGGCACTCAACCGCCGTCTGTTTGCATGGGCCGCACTGTGA
- a CDS encoding ABC transporter substrate-binding protein — MVKKTVVVKVASLLAAGACAAGMAGTAAAQDMTKIALGMSGWTGFAPLSLADKAGIFKKNGLDVELKMIPQKDRHLALASGAIQCAATTVETHVAWNANGVPIVQIFQMDKSYGADGLAVRGDVSKFSDLKGKTIGVDAPGTAPYFGLAWMLNKNGMTLKDVKTTTLSPQASAQAFVAGQNDAAMTYEPYLSTVRANPAAGKILATTLDYPMVMDTVGCAPTWLKANAKAAAALTKSYFEALDMIKAEPEKSNELMGSAVKQSGEQFAKSSAFLRWQDKAANQKFFAGELTSFMKEATPILLEAGVIRKAPEDFAATFDASFVK, encoded by the coding sequence ATGGTCAAGAAGACGGTAGTTGTGAAAGTCGCTTCGCTGCTGGCAGCAGGGGCATGTGCAGCGGGCATGGCCGGAACGGCCGCCGCCCAGGACATGACGAAGATCGCGCTCGGCATGTCCGGCTGGACCGGCTTCGCGCCGCTCTCGCTGGCGGACAAGGCCGGCATCTTCAAGAAGAACGGGCTCGACGTCGAGCTCAAGATGATCCCTCAGAAGGACCGCCACCTGGCGCTGGCCTCCGGTGCCATCCAGTGCGCGGCCACCACGGTCGAGACGCACGTGGCCTGGAATGCCAACGGCGTGCCCATCGTGCAGATCTTCCAGATGGACAAGTCCTACGGCGCCGACGGCCTCGCCGTGCGCGGCGACGTCAGCAAGTTCTCCGACCTCAAGGGCAAGACCATCGGCGTCGACGCCCCCGGCACCGCCCCTTACTTCGGCCTGGCCTGGATGCTCAACAAGAACGGCATGACGCTGAAGGACGTGAAGACCACCACGCTGTCGCCGCAGGCCTCGGCCCAGGCCTTCGTGGCCGGCCAGAACGACGCCGCCATGACCTACGAGCCGTACCTCTCGACCGTGCGCGCCAACCCCGCCGCCGGCAAGATCCTGGCCACCACGCTCGACTACCCGATGGTGATGGACACCGTCGGCTGCGCGCCCACCTGGCTCAAGGCCAACGCCAAGGCCGCCGCCGCGCTCACCAAGTCGTACTTCGAGGCGCTCGACATGATCAAGGCCGAGCCCGAGAAGTCGAACGAGCTCATGGGCTCCGCCGTGAAGCAGAGCGGCGAGCAGTTCGCCAAGTCGTCGGCCTTCCTGCGCTGGCAGGACAAGGCCGCCAACCAGAAGTTCTTTGCTGGCGAACTCACCAGCTTCATGAAGGAAGCCACGCCCATCCTTCTGGAAGCCGGCGTGATCCGCAAGGCGCCTGAAGATTTCGCGGCGACCTTCGATGCAAGCTTCGTCAAGTAA